From the genome of Cytophagales bacterium WSM2-2:
GTTTCTGTTTTGCTGTTGACAGGTAAAGCCGTGACAACTATAATTCTGTTCGCGGGAAATTATATCGGAGGAGAAATTGTTTTAAAACATATTGCCAGGGAATTTCAGGAAAAGAATGGTTGAGCTAAATACAATTGTGGATCAAGTGCTTCGGGGTGACAAGAGTCAGTTCAGGCATATTATCAAGGCCTGTAACCTTCCGCTTTACCGCGTGGCTATTGTCATGATGAAGAATGAAGCTGATGCAGAGGATGCTATTCAATCCTCCTATTTAAAAGCTTTCCTGCACTTGCCTTCCTTCCGAAAAGAGTCCTCGTTTCTTACCTGGATAACACGAATACTGATAAACGAATGCAAAATGGCACTCAGAGGTAAAAAGAAAATGACCGGATTGGAGGACGGTGAGGCAAAGCAAAAGGAAACTCCTGATGAAAATGCAAATGAATTGATGTTCAAAAACCAAATGTACGGTCTGCTTCAGCAAGCGATCCTCAGCCTGCCGGAAAAATACAGGCTAGTCTATACTTTTCGTGAAGTGAATGAAATGCCGATTGACGAGACTGCCTTGGCGCTGGGATTGACAAAAGAAAATGTGAAGGTCCGCCTTCATCGCGCCAAATCCCTTGTGAAGGAAAATATCCTCAATAAAATTCCTGCACAGGAACTATTCCCTTTTGGGAATTCAA
Proteins encoded in this window:
- a CDS encoding RNA polymerase sigma factor encodes the protein MVELNTIVDQVLRGDKSQFRHIIKACNLPLYRVAIVMMKNEADAEDAIQSSYLKAFLHLPSFRKESSFLTWITRILINECKMALRGKKKMTGLEDGEAKQKETPDENANELMFKNQMYGLLQQAILSLPEKYRLVYTFREVNEMPIDETALALGLTKENVKVRLHRAKSLVKENILNKIPAQELFPFGNSRCDSVTERVMRSIAMIPVFAMES